In Nocardia yunnanensis, one DNA window encodes the following:
- a CDS encoding FAD-binding and (Fe-S)-binding domain-containing protein, with translation MSEAWERALRGAVTGEVDTAPRRLAEYSSDASNYRVRPRAVVFPRDAADVSAALYLARAEGLAITARGAGTSVAGNAIGPGLVLDFSRHLNTVLELDPDRRVARVQPGVVLAELQRRAGAHGLRFGPDPSTQNRCTLGGMIGNNACGPRAVAWGRTSDTVRELRILDGLGIERTLGNDLSAVAGLADFTRTHLALIRTELGRFERQASGYALEHLLPERGSALAKAFVGTEGTCGLLLEATVELVPVPAATMLVVLGYPDMPTAADDIAAVMAVRPIAVEGMDARLVDVVRAHRGGVPELPRGGGWLLVEIDGATEELARERAEALRAGAHAMDVRIVPDRAEARALWAIRADGAGLAGRTPDGQPAWPGWEDAAVPPDRLGDYLREFETLTREHGVDGLLYGHFGDGCIHVRLDLPIADAPQRFRAFLEDAARQVVKFGGSLSGEHGDGRARSDLLRFMYSRETLDAFAAFKALFDADAVLNPGVLVHPRPVDTDLRLAGLRPLPAGGGFAFLADGDLATAVHRCVGVGKCRADTSASGGFMCPSYLATADEKDSTRGRARVLQEVVRGALDWRSEAVAESLDLCLSCKACHSDCPAGVDMATYKSETLYRRYRRRLRPVDHYALGQLPRWLGAAARLPRLVNRAGAVRPLRRLGLRLAGMDPRREVPALADKSFRRGWRPHAVPTAALPVMLWIDTFTDGFDPEIAGAAVDLIESLGQRVTIPERRVCCGLTWISTGQLDGARKRLRATLEALDAHVRAGGVVVGLEPSCTAALRDDLPRLLPDDPRAAAVAGAVRTLAEFLESQPGWRPPDLTGRTVLVQPHCHQHAALGFEADRRILRATGAQVTEITGCCGLAGNFGMQRGHYDVSVAVAENGLLPALRGAPEDSILIADGFSCRTQAAQLAGRSFRHLAQLLHDAADLEK, from the coding sequence GTGAGCGAGGCGTGGGAACGAGCATTGCGCGGGGCGGTCACCGGTGAGGTCGACACCGCCCCGCGGCGGCTCGCCGAGTACTCCTCGGACGCCTCGAACTATCGGGTGCGCCCGCGCGCGGTGGTCTTCCCGCGTGACGCCGCCGATGTGAGCGCGGCCCTGTATCTGGCCCGCGCCGAGGGACTCGCGATCACCGCGCGCGGCGCGGGCACCTCGGTGGCGGGCAATGCGATCGGGCCGGGCCTGGTGCTGGATTTCAGCCGTCACCTGAACACCGTCCTGGAGCTCGATCCCGATCGGCGGGTCGCGCGGGTGCAGCCGGGCGTCGTGCTGGCGGAATTGCAGCGCCGGGCGGGTGCGCACGGCTTGCGTTTCGGTCCCGATCCCTCGACCCAGAACCGCTGCACCCTCGGCGGGATGATCGGCAACAATGCCTGCGGTCCGCGTGCGGTGGCGTGGGGCCGCACCTCGGATACGGTGCGCGAGTTGCGGATTCTCGACGGCCTCGGCATCGAGCGGACCCTGGGCAATGATCTCTCGGCCGTCGCGGGCCTGGCCGATTTCACCCGCACCCACCTCGCGCTGATTCGCACCGAGCTGGGCCGCTTCGAACGCCAGGCGTCCGGCTACGCGCTGGAACATCTACTGCCCGAACGGGGTTCGGCGCTCGCCAAGGCGTTCGTCGGCACCGAGGGCACCTGCGGCCTGCTGCTGGAGGCGACCGTCGAGCTGGTGCCGGTTCCCGCCGCCACGATGCTGGTGGTGCTCGGCTATCCCGACATGCCCACCGCCGCCGACGATATCGCCGCGGTCATGGCGGTGCGGCCGATCGCCGTGGAGGGCATGGACGCGCGCCTGGTCGATGTGGTGCGGGCGCATCGCGGCGGGGTGCCGGAGCTGCCGCGCGGCGGCGGCTGGTTGCTGGTCGAAATCGACGGCGCCACCGAGGAATTGGCTCGCGAGCGCGCCGAGGCGCTGCGGGCCGGCGCGCACGCCATGGACGTCCGCATCGTGCCGGACCGTGCCGAGGCACGGGCCCTGTGGGCCATCCGAGCCGACGGCGCCGGCCTGGCGGGCCGCACCCCGGACGGGCAACCGGCCTGGCCGGGCTGGGAGGACGCCGCGGTCCCGCCCGACCGGCTCGGCGACTACCTGCGCGAATTCGAGACCCTCACCCGTGAGCACGGTGTGGACGGCCTGCTCTACGGTCACTTCGGCGACGGCTGCATCCACGTCCGCCTGGATCTGCCGATCGCCGATGCGCCGCAACGCTTCCGGGCCTTCCTGGAGGACGCCGCCCGTCAGGTGGTGAAGTTCGGCGGTTCGCTCTCGGGCGAGCACGGCGACGGCCGGGCCCGCTCGGATCTGTTGCGGTTCATGTACTCCCGCGAAACCCTCGACGCCTTCGCGGCCTTCAAGGCCCTGTTCGATGCCGACGCCGTGCTGAATCCCGGTGTCCTGGTGCATCCCCGGCCGGTGGACACCGACCTGCGCCTGGCCGGGCTGCGCCCGCTGCCCGCCGGCGGCGGCTTCGCCTTCCTCGCCGACGGCGACCTGGCCACCGCCGTGCACCGCTGCGTGGGCGTCGGCAAGTGCCGCGCCGATACCAGCGCGTCCGGCGGTTTCATGTGCCCGTCCTATCTGGCCACCGCCGACGAGAAGGACAGCACCCGAGGCCGCGCCCGGGTGCTGCAAGAGGTGGTGCGGGGCGCGTTGGACTGGCGCTCGGAGGCCGTCGCCGAGTCACTGGATCTCTGCCTGTCCTGCAAGGCATGTCATTCCGACTGTCCCGCCGGCGTGGACATGGCGACCTACAAGTCCGAGACCCTGTACCGGCGCTATCGGCGTCGGCTCCGTCCGGTCGATCACTATGCCCTGGGCCAACTGCCGCGCTGGCTCGGCGCGGCGGCCCGGCTGCCGCGCCTGGTCAACAGGGCCGGGGCGGTGCGGCCACTACGCCGGCTGGGGTTGCGGCTGGCGGGTATGGATCCGCGTCGCGAGGTACCGGCCTTGGCGGACAAGAGTTTTCGGCGAGGCTGGCGGCCGCACGCGGTGCCGACGGCCGCACTGCCGGTGATGTTGTGGATCGATACGTTCACCGACGGCTTCGATCCCGAGATCGCCGGTGCTGCCGTGGATTTGATCGAATCGCTCGGACAGCGGGTGACCATCCCGGAGCGGCGGGTCTGCTGTGGTCTGACCTGGATCAGCACCGGTCAGCTCGACGGCGCGCGAAAGCGGCTGCGCGCCACCCTCGAAGCTCTCGACGCGCACGTCCGGGCGGGCGGCGTGGTGGTCGGCCTGGAACCTTCGTGCACGGCCGCCCTGCGCGACGACCTGCCCCGCCTGCTGCCGGACGATCCCCGGGCCGCCGCGGTGGCGGGTGCGGTGCGCACCCTCGCGGAATTCCTGGAGTCCCAGCCCGGCTGGCGTCCGCCCGACCTCACCGGCCGCACGGTGCTGGTCCAGCCGCACTGCCATCAGCACGCCGCACTGGGTTTCGAGGCCGACCGCCGAATACTGCGCGCCACCGGCGCGCAAGTGACCGAAATCACCGGATGCTGTGGACTTGCCGGAAATTTCGGAATGCAGCGCGGCCACTACGACGTATCCGTCGCGGTGGCCGAGAACGGCCTCCTGCCCGCACTGCGGGGAGCGCCCGAAGATTCGATCTTGATCGCCGACGGATTCTCCTGCCGCACCCAGGCCGCACAGCTGGCCGGGCGCTCGTTCCGGCATCTCGCCCAGCTCCTGCACGACGCCGCTGACCTCGAAAAATGA
- a CDS encoding carbohydrate ABC transporter permease, translated as MSTERSLRAVAAYLVLVAGALVTVAPLVLSALTAVKTPGQFANESSVAAPHPVTLDNFRAVLEQGLGRAVTVTALMTVCITAGQLVVSVMAAYAFAHIAFPGREALFWVYLGTMMVPSAVTLVPLYLMFAKLGWLNTFWALVLPFLFGSPYAIFLLRQYFRAIPGEIIDAARVDGATTLDILVGVVVPMSRPILATLTVITVVSQWNSFMWPLVAASGARWQVLTVATANLQTQYNAQWTLIMAATTLAIAPLVVVFVVFQRQVLRSIAVTGLK; from the coding sequence ATGAGTACTGAACGATCCTTGCGGGCCGTCGCGGCGTATCTGGTGCTGGTGGCGGGTGCGCTGGTGACGGTCGCGCCGCTGGTGCTGAGCGCGCTGACGGCGGTGAAGACGCCGGGTCAGTTCGCGAACGAATCCTCCGTGGCCGCACCGCATCCGGTCACGCTCGACAACTTTCGCGCGGTGCTCGAACAAGGACTGGGCCGGGCGGTGACCGTGACGGCGCTGATGACCGTGTGCATCACCGCTGGACAGCTGGTGGTGTCGGTGATGGCGGCATACGCGTTCGCGCACATCGCCTTTCCCGGCCGCGAGGCGCTGTTCTGGGTGTACCTGGGGACCATGATGGTGCCCAGTGCGGTGACGCTGGTGCCGCTGTATCTGATGTTCGCGAAACTCGGCTGGCTCAACACCTTCTGGGCGTTGGTGCTGCCGTTCCTGTTCGGATCCCCGTACGCGATCTTCCTGCTGCGTCAGTATTTCCGGGCGATTCCGGGCGAGATCATCGACGCCGCACGGGTGGACGGGGCCACCACCCTCGACATCCTGGTGGGCGTGGTGGTGCCGATGAGCCGGCCGATCCTGGCGACGCTCACGGTGATCACCGTTGTCTCGCAATGGAACAGCTTCATGTGGCCGCTGGTCGCGGCCTCGGGAGCGAGGTGGCAGGTGCTGACGGTGGCTACGGCGAATCTGCAGACCCAGTACAACGCGCAGTGGACGTTGATCATGGCGGCCACCACCCTGGCCATCGCGCCGCTGGTGGTGGTGTTCGTGGTGTTCCAGCGGCAGGTGCTGCGGTCCATCGCGGTGACGGGGCTGAAATGA
- a CDS encoding DNA-3-methyladenine glycosylase family protein, producing MASERTRVLRTERPIDLAATISPLRRGFGDPCHRETPDGAHWHASRMPSGEVTYRLRQADRHTVEARAWGPGAEEFLERLPAMLCVDEDVTDFAPAHPKVAEAHRRNPGLRMLRTGLVWEALVPAVLEQKVHTKTAHDSWRKLVWRYGTPAPGPAPQGLRVMPDAETWRHIPSWVYHRANVGPQRSKTIVLAARIAPKLEQAAGLGHAEAAQRLRTVPGIGIWTAAEIAQRAFGDPDALSVGDFHLAAIVGWTLLGKPIDDDAMVEYLEPLRPHRYRAVRLLGLAGFAHKPKFGPRTPYTDHSRI from the coding sequence GTGGCGAGCGAGCGCACCCGGGTCCTGCGCACCGAGCGCCCGATCGATCTGGCCGCCACCATCTCTCCGCTGCGCCGCGGCTTCGGTGATCCCTGTCACCGCGAAACCCCCGACGGCGCGCACTGGCACGCCTCGCGGATGCCGTCCGGTGAAGTCACCTATCGGCTGCGGCAGGCCGACCGGCATACGGTCGAGGCGCGGGCCTGGGGTCCGGGCGCGGAGGAGTTCCTCGAGCGGCTGCCCGCCATGCTGTGCGTGGACGAGGACGTCACCGATTTCGCGCCGGCCCACCCGAAAGTGGCCGAGGCGCATCGCCGCAATCCGGGCCTGCGCATGCTGCGCACCGGCCTGGTGTGGGAGGCCCTGGTCCCGGCGGTGCTGGAACAGAAGGTGCACACCAAGACCGCCCATGATTCGTGGCGGAAACTCGTGTGGCGCTATGGAACTCCCGCGCCGGGTCCGGCCCCGCAGGGTTTGCGCGTCATGCCGGACGCGGAGACCTGGCGGCACATCCCGTCCTGGGTCTACCACCGCGCCAATGTCGGGCCGCAGCGGTCGAAAACCATTGTGCTGGCGGCGCGTATCGCCCCGAAGCTGGAGCAGGCCGCCGGCCTCGGTCACGCCGAGGCGGCGCAGCGCCTGCGCACCGTGCCGGGTATCGGAATATGGACGGCCGCCGAGATCGCCCAGCGCGCCTTCGGCGATCCGGACGCGTTGTCGGTCGGCGATTTCCATCTCGCCGCGATCGTGGGCTGGACCCTGCTGGGCAAGCCGATCGACGACGACGCCATGGTCGAGTACCTGGAACCGCTACGCCCGCACCGGTATCGAGCGGTGCGCCTGCTGGGGCTGGCCGGTTTCGCGCACAAGCCGAAGTTCGGCCCGCGCACGCCGTACACCGATCACAGCCGGATCTGA
- a CDS encoding ABC transporter substrate-binding protein: MSLKPATRAVLGVLLVAVLLVAAALWLGRDSDGGGRTVVRMRIWDMSFVAPYRAALDEFERANPEIEVRITQVPWSSYAQKLRLDAAGGIADDLFWTNLYEDYADSGHLLDIGAALGPDAARAWDPQAVAQYTRGGKLWAVPQFVDGGTAVYVNLDLLAQAGVDPAEVAAAHWSPDPGQDTFRPLLRRLAGVSTWPYNAANDFQSISLPYLGSAGGQLQRDGRFDIDSPPGRDAFGYTVGLVAAGLSPSAADTGTSGGSTNADFAKNAFLQGKLALFQSGTFNLATVARHTGFRWGLAMIPAGPAGRVSANNAIGLAGNAATAHPEAMRRVLAWLGSAAGNRYLGTAGATIPAVVSDQQVYRDYWAGHGVDVSPFFEVLRGTTIAAGGGTGFPAALQAMTPILDEMYLGRIPVADALSRAQREGNAALAQR; this comes from the coding sequence ATGTCTCTCAAACCCGCCACCCGGGCCGTGCTCGGAGTGCTGCTGGTCGCCGTGCTGCTGGTGGCGGCGGCGCTGTGGCTGGGCCGCGACAGCGACGGCGGTGGGCGCACGGTGGTGCGGATGCGGATCTGGGACATGAGTTTCGTCGCCCCCTATCGGGCCGCGCTCGACGAGTTCGAGCGCGCCAATCCGGAGATCGAGGTGCGAATCACGCAGGTGCCGTGGAGTTCCTACGCGCAGAAGCTGCGCTTGGATGCGGCGGGCGGGATCGCCGACGATCTGTTCTGGACCAATCTGTACGAGGATTACGCCGACAGCGGGCATCTGCTGGATATCGGGGCGGCGCTCGGACCGGACGCGGCGCGGGCCTGGGATCCGCAGGCCGTGGCCCAGTACACGCGCGGCGGAAAGCTCTGGGCGGTACCGCAGTTCGTCGACGGCGGGACGGCGGTCTACGTCAACCTGGATCTGCTGGCGCAGGCCGGGGTCGATCCGGCCGAGGTTGCGGCGGCGCACTGGAGTCCCGATCCGGGGCAGGACACGTTCCGGCCGCTGTTGCGGCGGCTGGCGGGCGTGTCGACCTGGCCGTACAACGCCGCCAACGACTTTCAGTCCATCTCGCTGCCGTATCTGGGCTCGGCGGGCGGGCAGCTACAGCGCGACGGCCGGTTCGATATCGATTCCCCGCCGGGGCGCGACGCCTTCGGGTACACGGTCGGGCTCGTCGCCGCCGGGCTCTCACCGTCGGCGGCCGACACCGGTACCAGCGGTGGCAGCACCAATGCCGACTTCGCCAAGAACGCCTTCCTGCAAGGAAAGCTGGCGCTGTTCCAATCGGGCACCTTCAATCTGGCCACCGTCGCGCGGCACACCGGATTCCGTTGGGGGCTGGCCATGATTCCCGCGGGTCCGGCCGGGCGGGTGAGCGCGAACAATGCCATCGGGCTCGCCGGGAACGCGGCCACCGCACACCCGGAGGCGATGCGGCGGGTGCTGGCCTGGCTGGGCAGCGCGGCGGGCAACCGCTATCTCGGTACGGCGGGGGCGACGATTCCGGCGGTGGTGTCCGACCAGCAGGTGTATCGCGACTATTGGGCCGGGCACGGGGTCGATGTGTCGCCGTTCTTCGAGGTGTTGCGCGGCACGACGATCGCGGCGGGCGGCGGGACCGGGTTTCCGGCCGCGTTGCAGGCGATGACACCGATCCTCGACGAGATGTACCTGGGCCGGATACCGGTGGCTGACGCACTGTCACGCGCGCAGCGCGAGGGAAACGCGGCGCTCGCCCAGCGGTGA